From one Halosimplex rubrum genomic stretch:
- a CDS encoding CAP domain-containing protein has translation MDRNRGGDTVRAPGSTALASRSAVAGVLVVLVLAVAAAVGLGVVALDGGPGPAVDAPNGTATDGGSADAHATDREGTVVGGSDPVALTDDGGSSATDESVTAAREIDVARIERAIHERVNEIRRDRDLPTLAADEDLTEIATYYSRRMADKEFFSHTGPGGQTLLDRYDRFGYDCRVDTGGQRYVTGGENLAYTYAYTPVRTEGGVVSYDGNETEIARGIVEGWMNSSGHRRNLLRPYWNREGIGVVLDPEDGRTQVIATQNFC, from the coding sequence ATGGACCGCAACCGGGGCGGCGATACTGTCCGGGCGCCCGGATCGACCGCGCTCGCCAGCCGGAGCGCCGTCGCGGGCGTTCTCGTCGTTCTGGTCCTCGCCGTCGCCGCGGCGGTCGGACTGGGGGTCGTCGCACTCGACGGCGGACCGGGTCCCGCGGTCGACGCGCCGAACGGGACCGCGACCGACGGCGGGTCCGCGGACGCGCACGCGACCGACCGGGAGGGGACGGTCGTCGGCGGTTCGGACCCGGTCGCGCTGACCGACGACGGCGGCTCGTCCGCGACCGACGAGAGCGTGACCGCCGCCAGAGAGATCGACGTGGCCCGGATCGAGCGGGCGATCCACGAGCGGGTCAACGAGATCCGCCGCGATCGGGACCTCCCGACGCTGGCCGCTGACGAGGACCTGACGGAGATCGCCACTTACTACAGCCGCCGGATGGCCGACAAGGAGTTCTTCTCGCACACCGGACCCGGCGGACAGACCCTGCTCGACCGCTACGACCGCTTCGGCTACGACTGCCGGGTCGACACCGGCGGACAGCGGTACGTGACCGGCGGCGAGAACCTCGCGTACACCTACGCCTACACCCCGGTGCGGACCGAGGGCGGCGTCGTCAGCTACGACGGCAACGAGACCGAAATCGCCCGCGGTATCGTCGAGGGGTGGATGAACTCCTCCGGACACCGGCGGAACCTCCTGCGACCCTACTGGAACCGCGAGGGGATCGGCGTCGTCCTCGACCCCGAGGACGGTCGGACACAGGTGATCGCCACGCAGAACTTCTGTTGA
- a CDS encoding MFS transporter, protein MNGNDRAITGIASLAHAAVHTYEMTVPLFVVVWLTEFDTIPLGVASVDVTTATVGVVVTLGYGLFGVGALPGGVLVDRIGSRRLISACLLGMGLSYVLLGLAPNMVVVALALVLWGIAASVYHPAGLSLISKGVEERGTGLAYHGMAGNLGIGLGPLAAAVMLLFVEWRTVALVLGAPAVLAAVYAARADFDETAAVADSGAATDGGGSKASSGVDDLSEFLTESRRLLVSGFALVFVVVMCSGLYYRGVLTFLPELLRSLPGFEPIPVDTLLPESMRSTLGVESGSGQTLKPQDYFYSGLLLVGVLGQYAGGKLTDRIPVEYGLAGSFGVLAVLALLFVPVSEAGLAPLMALGALLGAFLFVVQPMYQATVAEYTPSGTRGLSYGFTYLGVFGVGALGGTIAGGILAVADATALFLTLAGIAAVGSITGLVLARRADD, encoded by the coding sequence GTGAACGGTAACGACAGGGCGATCACGGGGATCGCGTCGCTGGCCCACGCGGCGGTCCACACCTACGAGATGACGGTCCCGCTGTTCGTCGTCGTCTGGCTCACCGAGTTCGACACCATTCCGCTCGGCGTCGCCAGTGTCGACGTGACGACGGCGACCGTCGGCGTGGTCGTCACGCTCGGGTACGGGCTGTTCGGCGTCGGCGCGCTCCCCGGCGGGGTCCTCGTCGACCGGATCGGGTCGCGGCGGCTCATCAGCGCCTGCCTGCTCGGGATGGGACTGTCCTACGTCCTGCTCGGCCTCGCACCGAACATGGTGGTCGTCGCGCTCGCGCTGGTCCTGTGGGGGATCGCCGCCAGCGTCTACCACCCGGCGGGCCTCTCGCTCATCAGCAAGGGCGTCGAGGAACGCGGCACCGGACTCGCCTACCACGGCATGGCCGGCAACCTCGGCATCGGCCTCGGACCGCTCGCGGCCGCGGTCATGCTGCTGTTCGTCGAGTGGCGCACCGTCGCGCTCGTGCTGGGCGCACCAGCCGTCCTCGCCGCCGTCTACGCCGCCCGCGCGGACTTCGACGAGACCGCGGCGGTGGCCGACAGCGGTGCCGCGACCGACGGCGGCGGCTCGAAAGCGTCCAGCGGCGTCGACGACCTGAGCGAGTTCCTCACGGAGTCGCGCCGCCTTCTGGTGAGTGGGTTCGCGCTCGTGTTCGTCGTCGTGATGTGCTCGGGGCTGTACTACCGCGGCGTCCTCACCTTCCTGCCGGAGCTACTGCGGAGCCTGCCCGGGTTCGAGCCGATCCCAGTCGACACGCTCCTGCCCGAGTCGATGCGGTCGACGCTCGGCGTCGAGTCGGGGAGCGGACAGACCCTGAAACCGCAGGACTACTTCTACTCGGGCCTGCTGCTGGTCGGCGTCCTCGGCCAGTACGCCGGCGGGAAGCTCACCGACCGGATCCCCGTCGAGTACGGACTGGCGGGGTCGTTCGGCGTGCTCGCGGTCCTCGCGCTCCTGTTCGTCCCCGTCTCCGAGGCGGGACTCGCCCCGCTGATGGCCCTGGGCGCGCTGCTCGGGGCCTTCCTGTTCGTCGTCCAGCCGATGTACCAGGCGACCGTCGCCGAGTACACGCCGTCGGGCACGCGCGGGCTCTCCTACGGGTTCACCTACCTCGGCGTGTTCGGCGTCGGCGCGCTCGGCGGCACCATCGCCGGCGGGATCCTCGCCGTCGCGGACGCGACCGCGCTGTTTCTCACCCTCGCCGGCATCGCCGCGGTCGGGTCGATAACCGGGCTCGTACTGGCCCGGCGAGCCGACGACTGA